TGGTCCTCAGGCACGCCCCCCGGCTCCGGGGCCCCAATCGCCCCTCCCTGGGGCTCGGGAACTCTCTTGAACTGGTGCTTGCCGGCCGGCAGCGGCGGCCCGGGGCCCTTCGCGGCAGGCGGTGCCGGTTTCTTGAAGGCCGGCTCGGGTCTCCCGGCAGACGGCGCCGGCTTCGTGAAGGCCGGCTCCGGTTTCGCGGCAGGGCGCGCCGGCTTCGTGAAGGCCGGCTCCGGTCTCCCGGCAGACGGCGCCGGCTTCGTGAAGGCCGGCTCCGGCTTCGCGGCGGCCCGCCCCTTCTTGGGCGGCACCCACTGCTCGAGTTCCTTCTCCTTCACGACGTTCTTGTGGGCCGGCGGCTTCTTGCCGGGCGTGAAGGCGGACTTGTCCTTGGTCGGGGCCACGACTCGGTCCTTGATGGCCCTGGACTGGTTGTCGAGCCGCGCCGGGGGCAACGACGTCCGGGTGATCTGTATGTCCGGCCGGGGCTGCCGGGTCTCCCGTATCGGCTTGATCTCCGGAATCGGCGCCCTGCCGATGATCCTCAGATCGCCGCCGCCGCCCCGCTGGAACATGTTCCGCGTCGGGGCGATCCGCCCCTGCTTGATCATGCCCCGCAGGAAGTTGTCTCTCTTGACCACCACGACGGCGTTGTTCACCGTGCTGTTGACGTAGACGTTGGTGATGTTGATATTCGTCGTCTTGTAGACGTTCACGGTGCCGGGGCCGTAGTTCCCGTACCCGTAGTAGACATCGTCGTGCCCGAGCGGCACCCAGCACACGTCGTCTCCGAAGATCGACCAGCCGACATAGCCCGGCGACCAGTAGGCCCTCCCCCGTGGGGCGACCCAGAACCAGCCGATGGAGACGCTCCAGTTCCACCTGCCGAAGTGGAATGGGGCGTACCAGGGATCATACGAGAGCCAGACGTAGTCGTTCGCCTGCCAGACCCAGCGGCCGTTGGAGTACGGCGACCAGCCCGCGTCGACCACGGGGACCCAGACGCTGCCGTAGTTCCGGTCGCTGACCCAGCGCCCGGAGGAGTCGAACTCGTGGGCGTACGGCGAGAGGTCCGCCGGCAGGTAGCGGCCGCTCGCGGCCGGCCGGTCGTACAGGTCCGCCCGCGACGCGATCCAGGAGTCCCACTCGTCGGCTGCGGGCAGAAAGTCCAGCATGACCCTGCCGTCGGGCCGGAGTTCGGCCATCCG
Above is a genomic segment from bacterium containing:
- a CDS encoding DUF6600 domain-containing protein, whose product is MKMNPVLPMVVSMALMLDAPFANGQYIPRATSPGAMADAARQVAEESSAGLGLAFVTYLSGDSLIRSTDDEDWAALAPNLSLRVGDRIWAQDGAKVEARFPLGATAWVNYQSELDITRLERGSRADTIQLALVSGEAAFDVIGFARSGSVFQVDLPHASIRATRSARFRVNTLPDGTAQIGVIGGTLVLETPDGLTDVIAGRMAELRPDGRVMLDFLPAADEWDSWIASRADLYDRPAASGRYLPADLSPYAHEFDSSGRWVSDRNYGSVWVPVVDAGWSPYSNGRWVWQANDYVWLSYDPWYAPFHFGRWNWSVSIGWFWVAPRGRAYWSPGYVGWSIFGDDVCWVPLGHDDVYYGYGNYGPGTVNVYKTTNINITNVYVNSTVNNAVVVVKRDNFLRGMIKQGRIAPTRNMFQRGGGGDLRIIGRAPIPEIKPIRETRQPRPDIQITRTSLPPARLDNQSRAIKDRVVAPTKDKSAFTPGKKPPAHKNVVKEKELEQWVPPKKGRAAAKPEPAFTKPAPSAGRPEPAFTKPARPAAKPEPAFTKPAPSAGRPEPAFKKPAPPAAKGPGPPLPAGKHQFKRVPEPQGGAIGAPEPGGVPED